A single region of the Solirubrobacterales bacterium genome encodes:
- a CDS encoding helix-turn-helix transcriptional regulator: MATKTQTDAANADCGVCATAEILCSKWTAIIIRDLAETDSRFCELERSLDGISPRTLSLRLRELEANGIVERRTYAEVPPRVEYALTKKGEALIPIVDAMRTYGEQWLGELCGREGRQAARARTKQFVAA; the protein is encoded by the coding sequence ATGGCCACAAAGACTCAAACCGACGCTGCCAACGCAGATTGCGGTGTCTGTGCGACGGCCGAGATTCTCTGCAGCAAGTGGACGGCGATCATCATTCGCGATCTTGCCGAAACCGACTCACGTTTCTGCGAGCTTGAACGCTCACTTGACGGCATCAGCCCCCGCACCCTCAGCCTGCGCCTGCGCGAGCTTGAGGCCAACGGGATCGTCGAGCGCCGCACTTACGCCGAGGTTCCGCCGCGCGTCGAATACGCATTGACGAAGAAGGGCGAGGCCCTGATTCCGATCGTTGACGCCATGCGCACATACGGCGAGCAGTGGCTCGGCGAGTTGTGTGGACGCGAAGGCCGCCAAGCCGCCCGCGCACGCACCAAGCAATTTGTAGCCGCGTAA
- a CDS encoding type IV pilus twitching motility protein PilT, translating into MVDVDAALKHMFTEGGSDLHVKVPAPPMMRLNGVLTAIPGADKVMPDDSLGVLRHITRDKPDKYEEFEQNGEVDFAYPLPGVARFRVNAFTQRGSCSIVMRGIGMDIKTIDELMLPPAVKRLAEEERGVVLVTGTTGSGKSTTLAAMIKQINDNDAKHIITLEDPIEFLHRDSKSIVQQREIGTDTESFGKALRRILRQDPDVILIGEMRDEETVETALSSAETGHLVFSTLHTLNATETINRIIDFFPLEQNKQVRAMLAGTLQGIVSQRLVRTKDGKGRVPIVEIMVATSRIKDMINDPEQTEKIGEAISEGAYYGMQTFDQALLTHLTAGNISMEEAMKAATSPNDFKLSVAAGGSDGSMDKVMEAAKADHEAQKEAAAAAEAAKTEQEAAQQQQRIAPFGGHAGDSHSAVAQLDPEDIARRMAEQQQPVAPGGGAQPPSQNGVG; encoded by the coding sequence ATGGTTGACGTAGACGCAGCTCTCAAACATATGTTCACCGAGGGTGGCTCCGACCTTCACGTAAAGGTCCCCGCCCCGCCGATGATGCGCCTCAATGGCGTGCTCACGGCTATTCCAGGTGCCGACAAGGTCATGCCCGACGACTCGCTCGGCGTGCTCAGGCACATCACACGCGATAAGCCGGACAAGTACGAAGAGTTTGAGCAGAACGGCGAAGTGGACTTCGCGTACCCGCTGCCCGGCGTCGCCCGCTTTCGTGTAAACGCGTTCACGCAGCGCGGATCGTGTTCGATCGTCATGCGAGGTATCGGCATGGACATCAAGACGATTGACGAACTGATGCTGCCTCCGGCCGTCAAGCGCCTCGCAGAAGAAGAGCGTGGCGTCGTGCTCGTTACTGGCACCACGGGTTCCGGTAAGTCCACGACACTCGCGGCGATGATCAAGCAGATCAACGACAACGATGCCAAGCACATCATCACTCTTGAGGACCCGATTGAATTCCTCCACCGTGACAGCAAGTCGATCGTGCAGCAGCGCGAGATCGGCACCGACACCGAATCCTTTGGCAAGGCCCTTCGCCGAATCCTGCGTCAGGACCCTGACGTGATTCTGATCGGAGAAATGCGAGACGAGGAGACCGTGGAGACGGCCCTGTCATCCGCCGAAACCGGCCACCTCGTTTTCTCCACGCTGCACACCTTGAACGCGACCGAAACGATCAACCGCATCATCGACTTTTTCCCGCTCGAGCAAAACAAGCAGGTTCGAGCGATGCTCGCCGGAACGCTCCAGGGCATCGTTTCCCAGCGCCTTGTGCGCACGAAGGACGGCAAAGGACGCGTGCCGATCGTCGAGATCATGGTTGCGACCAGCCGCATCAAGGACATGATCAACGACCCTGAGCAGACCGAAAAGATCGGAGAAGCGATTTCGGAGGGTGCCTACTACGGCATGCAGACCTTCGACCAGGCGCTGCTCACTCACCTCACGGCAGGCAACATTTCAATGGAAGAGGCCATGAAGGCCGCGACCAGCCCGAACGACTTCAAGCTTTCCGTCGCCGCTGGTGGATCCGACGGCTCGATGGACAAGGTCATGGAGGCCGCCAAGGCCGACCACGAGGCACAGAAGGAAGCAGCCGCGGCAGCCGAGGCTGCAAAGACCGAACAAGAAGCCGCGCAGCAGCAACAGCGCATCGCCCCGTTCGGTGGGCACGCGGGCGACAGCCACTCCGCAGTCGCACAGCTCGATCCCGAGGATATTGCTCGCCGGATGGCGGAGCAGCAGCAGCCCGTCGCCCCTGGTGGCGGAGCGCAGCCGCCGAGTCAGAACGGCGTCGGTTAG